A single Streptomyces sannanensis DNA region contains:
- a CDS encoding transposase, whose translation MQAIEVKRRRTSRTTNKTTIKTVYAVTSLAPEQATPDRIAELIRGHWQVEALHHVRDVTFAEDASRVRTGTAPRAMATLRNIAIGLIRQAGWTNTAAATDHYRSRTDHALQLLDLEA comes from the coding sequence ATGCAGGCCATCGAGGTCAAGCGCCGCCGCACCAGCCGCACGACGAACAAGACGACCATCAAGACGGTCTACGCGGTCACCAGCCTCGCTCCCGAGCAGGCCACCCCGGACCGGATCGCTGAACTGATCCGTGGACACTGGCAGGTCGAGGCCCTGCACCACGTGAGAGACGTGACCTTCGCCGAGGACGCCTCCCGCGTCCGCACAGGCACCGCACCCCGGGCGATGGCAACCCTCCGCAACATCGCCATCGGCCTTATCCGCCAGGCCGGCTGGACGAACACCGCCGCCGCGACCGACCACTACCGGTCACGAACCGACCACGCACTCCAACTACTCGATCTTGAAGCCTGA
- a CDS encoding ISAs1 family transposase: MPSSLTDVLQRHHGDVDLLRLPAGPSELTALADVLDRLPDPRRVRGRRYRLGSLLALCLLAVLGGATTLAGIACYAVDVTPDVRERIGLRRLPRATTLGRLLARLDGEALDGAVGAWLARHATDPAADGFSELVGVAVDGKTVRGSRQGTRAAIHLLAAVLHEGQAVISQRQIAAKSNEIPAFAPLLERLDLRRCVITADAMHTQTGHAEHVVTRGGHYILVVKGNQKTLHRHCDGCPGATCPCNTAPAHRATADARSAGSRSAPSSPVSSSRTPCRPSRSSAAAPAARRTRRPSRRSTRSPASLPSRPPRTGSLN, encoded by the coding sequence GTGCCATCCTCCCTGACCGATGTTCTCCAGCGCCACCACGGGGACGTCGACCTGCTGCGCCTGCCTGCCGGACCGTCCGAACTCACTGCGCTGGCCGACGTGCTGGACCGGCTGCCTGATCCGCGACGGGTGCGGGGCCGCCGCTATCGGCTGGGGTCGCTGCTCGCCCTGTGCCTGCTCGCGGTGCTCGGTGGCGCCACCACACTGGCCGGCATCGCCTGCTACGCCGTCGATGTCACTCCCGATGTGCGGGAAAGGATCGGGCTGCGCCGTCTGCCGCGCGCGACCACCCTGGGCCGTCTGCTGGCGCGTCTGGACGGCGAGGCCTTGGACGGCGCCGTGGGCGCCTGGCTGGCCCGACACGCAACCGACCCGGCCGCCGACGGCTTTTCCGAGCTGGTGGGGGTGGCCGTCGACGGCAAGACCGTACGCGGCAGCCGCCAGGGAACGCGGGCAGCCATCCACCTCCTCGCCGCCGTCCTGCACGAGGGCCAGGCCGTCATCTCCCAGCGGCAGATCGCCGCGAAGAGCAACGAAATCCCCGCCTTCGCCCCACTGCTGGAACGACTCGACCTGCGCAGATGCGTCATCACCGCGGACGCGATGCACACCCAGACCGGCCACGCCGAGCACGTCGTCACGCGGGGCGGGCACTACATCCTGGTGGTCAAGGGCAACCAGAAAACACTCCACCGACACTGCGACGGCTGCCCTGGCGCGACGTGCCCCTGCAACACCGCGCCCGCGCACAGGGCCACGGCCGACGCTAGATCCGCCGGCTCAAGGTCTGCACCGTCCAGCCCGGTCTCCTCTTCCCGCACGCCATGCAGGCCATCGAGGTCAAGCGCCGCCGCACCAGCCGCACGACGAACAAGACGACCATCAAGACGGTCTACGCGGTCACCAGCCTCGCTCCCGAGCAGGCCACCCCGGACCGGATCGCTGAACTGA
- a CDS encoding amidase domain-containing protein, with the protein MRGSTGRSIFALIRNVAALTLVALVALVGLQAPAYAAGVPDRVATRLDLATYVVNYMKGMPSTEDTNQFRWDAESPAEVAEIIRAMRIANQGEASTRGEAEAILQRYGYNLDWIEDSASERNYLVVRESVPCQRCWGMYILRYDTSSAHVNLAVEVPHPFHDENTPELGIKIFRDVDAKMFAMAGTHRYNSTQTRPEYENSRVSDMARSYESLFHKVHTNFTTSAPNATHVVQLHGFEKRADYPDVVLSNGTPEPGMRLASFSKALNAKGVKAGVFDGVHYADLGATINPQGKHTNGKGGFFYHMEMTPGVRYSSSQHTAVINALKDAMFTGRPGEVADIPYAPGYDPDAAAAYAVKYAKTANPAYKDFTNLGGDCTNFVSQALLAGGWKMSAPLVVTSLTSREPQFWYNRVGETSWTWSGANNWAQFAKDSGRVEKVRYLSDVGIGDVVQFANPADRNKDHTMIVTGLSEQGPLMSFHTNNTLDEPLWDIVNRHRDLAFYAWRVVNTTATPPLN; encoded by the coding sequence GTGCGCGGTAGTACCGGAAGATCGATTTTCGCGTTAATACGTAACGTGGCGGCCCTGACACTGGTCGCCCTGGTCGCCTTGGTCGGGCTGCAAGCGCCGGCGTACGCAGCGGGTGTTCCGGACCGGGTGGCGACCCGGCTGGACCTGGCGACGTACGTCGTGAACTACATGAAGGGCATGCCCAGCACAGAGGACACGAACCAGTTCAGGTGGGACGCCGAGAGCCCCGCGGAGGTCGCTGAGATCATCCGCGCGATGCGGATCGCCAACCAGGGTGAGGCTTCGACGCGGGGTGAGGCCGAAGCCATCCTGCAGCGGTACGGCTACAACCTCGACTGGATCGAGGACAGTGCCTCCGAACGGAACTACCTGGTCGTCCGGGAGAGCGTGCCGTGCCAGCGATGCTGGGGCATGTACATCCTGCGCTACGACACGTCGTCGGCGCACGTCAACCTGGCCGTCGAGGTGCCCCACCCGTTCCATGACGAGAACACGCCGGAGCTGGGGATCAAAATCTTCCGGGATGTCGACGCGAAGATGTTCGCGATGGCCGGCACGCACCGGTACAACAGCACCCAGACGCGGCCGGAGTACGAGAACAGCCGGGTGTCGGACATGGCGCGCAGTTATGAGAGCCTCTTCCACAAGGTGCACACGAACTTCACGACGTCGGCGCCCAACGCCACCCATGTCGTGCAGCTGCACGGATTCGAGAAGCGGGCCGACTATCCGGACGTGGTGCTCAGTAACGGCACCCCGGAGCCTGGCATGCGACTCGCCTCGTTCTCGAAGGCGCTGAACGCGAAAGGGGTGAAGGCCGGAGTGTTCGACGGCGTCCACTACGCAGACCTCGGGGCGACCATAAATCCGCAGGGCAAGCACACCAACGGCAAGGGCGGCTTCTTCTACCACATGGAAATGACGCCTGGCGTCAGGTACAGCTCGTCCCAGCACACCGCCGTCATCAACGCCCTCAAAGACGCGATGTTTACCGGTCGCCCGGGAGAGGTCGCCGACATCCCCTACGCGCCGGGATACGACCCGGACGCCGCGGCGGCCTACGCGGTCAAATACGCCAAGACCGCAAATCCGGCCTACAAGGACTTCACGAACCTGGGCGGCGACTGCACCAACTTCGTCAGCCAGGCCCTGCTGGCCGGCGGTTGGAAAATGAGCGCGCCGCTGGTGGTCACCAGCCTCACGTCACGGGAACCGCAGTTCTGGTACAACCGCGTCGGTGAGACGTCGTGGACATGGTCCGGTGCGAACAACTGGGCGCAGTTCGCGAAGGACAGCGGCCGGGTCGAGAAGGTGCGCTACCTCAGCGACGTCGGCATCGGAGACGTCGTCCAGTTCGCCAACCCGGCGGACCGTAACAAGGACCACACCATGATCGTCACCGGGCTGTCCGAACAAGGTCCACTGATGAGCTTCCACACCAACAACACGCTGGACGAGCCCCTGTGGGACATCGTCAACCGTCATCGGGATTTGGCCTTCTACGCCTGGCGTGTCGTCAACACCACGGCCACGCCGCCCCTGAACTGA
- a CDS encoding alpha/beta hydrolase, with protein MNTRRLLRTTATALTTATLLLSGCDASGSTPSRTPSASSPAPASAPAALGRYYQQKLSWRDCGVEGFQCTTMKAPLDYAKPDAGEIKLAVTRRKATDPGKRLGSLLVNPGGPGGSAVGYLQGYAAIGYPAPVRARYDMVAVDPRGVARSEPVTCLDGKEMDAYTQVDQTPDDDAENERLSAAFRSFAAGCEKRSGTVLPHVSTVETARDMDILRALLGDRKLNYVGASYGTFLGATYAELFPARVGRLVLDGAIDPSLPALAMNRDQTAGFETAFQSFAADCVKRPDCPLGTGTAAEASTRMKSFFTTLDADPVPSGETARPLGESLGTTGVIAAMYDEGAWPELRASLTRAMEGDGAGLLALADSYYERESSGSYSNLMYANAAVNCLDLPPAFTGPDSVTEALPEFEKASPVFGRGFAWAALNCAYWPASATGSPHRITAPGAAPILVIGTVRDPATPYKWARSLAAQLSSGSLLTYDGDGHTAYGRGSDCIDTAVNAYLLEGTVPANGKTCR; from the coding sequence ATGAATACCAGGCGTCTGCTCCGCACCACGGCCACCGCGCTCACGACGGCGACCCTGCTGCTCTCCGGCTGCGACGCGAGCGGCTCCACGCCGTCCCGCACGCCCTCCGCCTCCTCCCCGGCCCCGGCGTCGGCGCCGGCCGCCCTCGGCCGGTACTACCAGCAGAAGCTGAGCTGGCGCGACTGCGGGGTGGAGGGCTTCCAGTGCACCACCATGAAGGCGCCCCTGGACTACGCCAAGCCGGACGCGGGCGAGATCAAGCTCGCCGTGACCCGCAGGAAGGCCACCGACCCCGGCAAACGCCTCGGCTCGCTCCTGGTCAACCCCGGCGGCCCCGGCGGCTCGGCCGTCGGCTACCTCCAGGGTTACGCGGCCATCGGCTACCCCGCCCCCGTCCGCGCCCGCTACGACATGGTGGCCGTCGACCCGCGCGGGGTCGCCCGCAGCGAGCCCGTCACCTGCCTCGACGGCAAGGAGATGGACGCGTACACGCAGGTCGACCAGACTCCGGACGACGACGCCGAGAACGAGCGGCTGTCCGCCGCCTTCCGCTCCTTCGCGGCCGGCTGCGAGAAGCGCTCCGGCACGGTCCTCCCGCATGTCTCCACCGTCGAGACCGCCCGCGACATGGACATCCTGCGCGCCCTGCTCGGCGACCGGAAGCTCAACTACGTCGGCGCCTCCTACGGCACCTTCCTCGGCGCGACCTACGCGGAACTCTTCCCGGCCCGCGTCGGCCGCCTCGTCCTCGACGGCGCCATCGACCCCTCCCTCCCGGCCCTCGCCATGAACCGCGACCAGACCGCCGGATTCGAAACCGCTTTCCAGTCCTTCGCCGCGGACTGCGTCAAGCGGCCCGACTGCCCCCTCGGCACCGGCACCGCCGCCGAAGCCTCCACCCGGATGAAGAGCTTCTTCACCACCCTCGACGCCGACCCCGTCCCCAGCGGCGAGACCGCCCGCCCCCTCGGCGAGTCCCTCGGCACCACCGGCGTGATCGCCGCGATGTACGACGAGGGGGCCTGGCCCGAACTGCGCGCGTCCCTCACCCGCGCCATGGAGGGCGACGGCGCGGGCCTGCTCGCGCTTGCCGACTCGTACTACGAGCGCGAGAGCAGCGGCTCGTACAGCAATCTCATGTACGCCAACGCCGCCGTGAACTGCCTCGACCTGCCCCCGGCCTTCACCGGTCCCGACTCCGTCACCGAGGCCCTCCCCGAGTTCGAGAAGGCGTCCCCGGTCTTCGGCCGGGGCTTCGCCTGGGCCGCCCTGAACTGCGCCTACTGGCCCGCCTCCGCCACCGGCTCCCCCCACCGCATCACCGCCCCGGGCGCGGCCCCGATCCTCGTCATCGGCACCGTCCGCGACCCTGCCACGCCCTACAAGTGGGCCCGGTCCCTCGCCGCGCAGCTCTCCTCCGGCTCCCTCCTCACCTACGACGGCGACGGCCACACGGCGTACGGCCGCGGCAGCGACTGCATCGACACGGCGGTCAACGCCTACCTCCTGGAAGGCACGGTTCCGGCGAACGGCAAGACCTGCCGGTGA
- a CDS encoding SCO4225 family membrane protein has protein sequence MERRWSKVEMWVPGGYLALVLAMQLWVALGSRTGDIGFAGIWPMLATAPVSLLLLGLFGPAKDAVAAGPAPEVVPHYGSQPPTPLPSEFPSETAPLPADWTPDTTTAAEPEMWAGLGFHAAILIGALVNAAAIWAFVRFLVRRRLGSAGLAGA, from the coding sequence ATGGAACGGCGCTGGTCGAAGGTTGAGATGTGGGTGCCCGGCGGTTACCTGGCCCTGGTGCTGGCGATGCAGCTCTGGGTGGCCTTGGGCAGCCGGACTGGGGACATCGGCTTCGCCGGGATCTGGCCGATGCTGGCCACTGCGCCGGTCAGCCTCCTGCTCCTCGGCCTCTTCGGCCCGGCGAAGGACGCGGTCGCGGCGGGCCCTGCCCCCGAAGTGGTACCCCACTACGGGTCGCAGCCGCCCACCCCGCTGCCGTCGGAGTTTCCCTCCGAGACCGCCCCACTGCCGGCCGACTGGACCCCGGACACCACCACGGCCGCGGAGCCGGAGATGTGGGCGGGGCTCGGCTTCCACGCCGCAATCCTGATCGGCGCCCTGGTCAACGCCGCCGCGATCTGGGCCTTCGTACGCTTCCTCGTCCGGCGACGCCTCGGCTCCGCCGGGCTCGCCGGAGCCTAG
- a CDS encoding IS1380 family transposase, whose protein sequence is MQVSHTPATVSAAFDDRNLIAQAGLVPVMRLAERCGLPRMVTEKVKLTGAKNGAGAAADAKVTSIVGGMAAGADSIDDLAMLRHGAMPAMFGGIRAPSTLGAFLRAFTHGHALQLHAVHRGFLAELATHTPLLPGSDAMAFIDVDSTHKRVYGRAKQGAEYGRFKGIRTLHPLLATICTPQSRPVIATVRMRRGKAADSRGAPKFVSEALATAREAGCTGTRILRADSQFYNTGVIAACRRAGAHFSVTTGMNPSIKRAVHSIPHDAWRQISYPTAVPDPETGELISDAEVAEIPQYTAFASRKKSDRVTARLIVRRVRDLAKAAVVGEQGELFPVWRYHPFFTDQPAPTLQAEREHRHHAVVEQVIADSKAGALAHLPSGHFHANAAWLTLWAMTYNLLRATGALTSAFHAKATTATLRAHLVQVPARIARSARRITLHLPHNWPWRQAWTHLFDTVHGPPG, encoded by the coding sequence ATGCAAGTTTCCCATACGCCAGCGACGGTCTCCGCTGCGTTCGATGACCGGAATCTGATCGCGCAGGCCGGGCTGGTCCCGGTGATGCGGCTGGCCGAGCGGTGCGGTCTGCCGCGAATGGTGACAGAGAAGGTGAAGCTGACCGGGGCGAAGAACGGGGCGGGTGCGGCGGCGGACGCCAAGGTCACCAGCATCGTGGGCGGCATGGCCGCGGGCGCGGACAGCATCGACGACCTCGCGATGTTGCGCCACGGGGCGATGCCTGCGATGTTCGGCGGTATCCGCGCCCCGTCCACGCTGGGCGCGTTCCTGCGTGCGTTCACCCACGGACATGCTCTTCAACTTCACGCTGTCCACCGCGGGTTCCTCGCGGAACTGGCCACGCACACCCCACTGCTGCCGGGCTCGGACGCGATGGCGTTCATCGATGTCGACTCCACGCACAAGCGGGTCTACGGCCGGGCGAAACAGGGCGCCGAGTACGGCCGCTTCAAAGGCATCCGCACCCTGCACCCGCTCCTCGCCACGATCTGCACCCCCCAGTCGAGGCCGGTGATCGCGACGGTGCGGATGCGACGCGGCAAAGCGGCAGACTCCCGGGGCGCCCCGAAATTCGTGAGTGAGGCCCTGGCCACCGCCCGGGAGGCCGGCTGCACCGGTACCCGGATCCTGCGCGCCGACTCGCAGTTCTACAACACTGGGGTCATCGCCGCCTGCCGCCGGGCCGGCGCCCACTTCTCGGTCACCACCGGGATGAACCCCTCCATCAAGCGGGCCGTCCACAGCATTCCCCACGATGCCTGGCGGCAGATCAGTTACCCGACCGCGGTGCCCGATCCCGAGACCGGTGAACTCATCTCGGACGCCGAAGTCGCCGAGATACCCCAATACACCGCGTTCGCCAGCCGGAAGAAATCAGACCGGGTCACTGCCCGGCTGATCGTCCGCCGGGTCCGTGACCTGGCCAAAGCCGCTGTCGTGGGCGAGCAGGGCGAGCTGTTTCCCGTCTGGCGCTACCACCCCTTCTTCACCGACCAGCCCGCCCCGACACTCCAGGCCGAGCGGGAACACCGCCACCACGCCGTGGTCGAGCAGGTCATCGCGGACAGCAAGGCCGGGGCCCTGGCCCACCTGCCGTCCGGACACTTCCACGCCAACGCGGCCTGGCTCACCCTGTGGGCGATGACCTACAACCTGCTGAGGGCCACCGGCGCACTGACCTCCGCCTTCCACGCCAAGGCCACCACCGCCACCCTCCGGGCCCACCTGGTCCAGGTTCCGGCCCGCATCGCCCGCTCCGCACGACGCATCACCCTGCACCTGCCCCACAACTGGCCCTGGCGGCAAGCCTGGACACACCTCTTCGACACCGTTCACGGCCCACCCGGCTGA